In the Brevundimonas sp. MF30-B genome, CGATCGATGTCCCTGTCCCGTTTCCTGCCTGTCGCCCTGGCCGGCCTGACCCTCTCAGCCTGCGGTCGCGACGCCGCTTCGCCGGCCACCGAGCAGGAGGTCGAAAAGACCGGCGCCGCCGTGGCCGTCACCGAGGCCTGGTGCCGCCCGACGCCCAACGGCGTGGCCGTCGGCGCCTGCTACGTCAGCCTCACGGCGCCGAGGAAGGACCGCCTGGTCGAAGTGCGCTCGCCCGTGAGCGACGACATCCAAATCCACGAGATGCGCACCGAAGGCGGCGTGATGCGGATGGGCATCCTGCCTGACGGACTGGAGCTGCCAGCCGGCCGCACCGTCACCCTGCGCCCCGGCGCCGAACATCTGATGCTGATGGACCTGAGCCAGCCGCTCACGATCGGGGAGGCGGCCGAACTGACCCTGATCTTCCAGAACGCCCCAGATGTCACAGTCCAGGCCGATGTCCGCGAGCCGGTCGCCGCATCGAGCGATCCCGGCGCCTAACGCTCGTCCGAACACTTCGCCGCCACAGCGGCTCCAAGGAACACCATGGCTCTCAAAGTCGCGATCGTCGGCCTGCCCAACGTCGGCAAGTCCACCCTGTTCAACGCCCTGACCAAGACGGCGGCGGCCCAGGCGGCCAACTATCCGTTCTGCACGATCGAGCCGAACACCGGCGACGTGGCCGTGCCCGAGGCGCGGCTGAACGTGCTGGCCGAGATCGCCGGATCGAAGGAGATCATCCCCGCTCGCATCACCTTCGTGGACGTGGCCGGCCTGGTGCGCGGCGCTTCCAGGGGCGAGGGCCTGGGCAACCAGTTCCTGGCCAACATCCGCGACTGCGACGCCGTGGCCTTCGTCGCCCGCTGCTTCGTCGATGACGACATCACTCACGTCGAGAACCGGATCGATCCGATCGCCGACCTCGAGATCATCGAGACCGAGCTGATGCTGGCCGACCTCGAGAGCTTGGAGCGTCGCCGCGTTCAGACCGAGAAGCGCGCCAAGGGCGGCGACAAGGAAAGCCAGCTGAACCTGAAGCTGATCGACCTAGCCCTGGCCCAGCTGAGCGCCGGCAAGCCCGCGCGTCTGGCCGAGGTGTCCAAGGAAGACCGCAAGGCGTGGGATATGCTGCAACTGCTGACCGCCCTACCCGCCCTCTATGTCGCTAACGTCGAGGAGGCCTCGGCCGACAAGGGCAACGAACTGTCGGCTCAAGTGGCGGAACGCGCCAAGGCCGACAACGCTGAGACGGTCGTCATTTCGGCTCAGATCGAATCCGAGATCGCCGTGCTGGACGACGCCGAGCAGGCCGAGTTCCTGGAGACCCTGGGCTTGGAGGAGCCCGGCCTGAACCGTCTGATCCGCGGCGCCTACAGCCTGCTGGGCCTGCAGACCTATTTCACGGTCGGCCCCAAGGAAGCCCGCGCCTGGACCATTCCCGTGGGCGCCACCGCCCCCCAGGCGGCCGGCGTGATCCACACGGATTTCGAGAAGGGCTTCATCCGCGCCGAGACCATCGCCTACGACGACTATGTCGCTCTGAAGGGCGAGAGCGGCGCCAAGGCCGCCGGCAAGATGCGCGCTGAAGGCAAGCCTTACGTCGTCAAGGACGGCGACGTCATGCACTTCCTGTTCAACACCTGATCAACGGTCCGGTGCGGCGCTCACGCGGGGGGTGTCGGCCAGGGTGGTGCAGCGGGTCAGGGCGACCTGGGCGCGGCCTCGATCCAGATAGGTCAAGGTCATGACCTGGTCGTTTACGACCATGCGTACGCGTTCGTTCGAAGTCATGCCCTCGGCCACGCAAGCCAGGGCGGCCTCATAGCCTCCGTCGCGCTGATCGATGCGGGTGATGTCGCAGGCGTTTTCATAGCCCTCGAACCGGGTTGTGGTGATGTTGATCGGCTGCTGGTCGCCACGCGGCGCGGCGCACCATTCGACGTTCGCCGCCCATCGTCCGACGAAGTTGGCCGGCCCCGCTCCGGGAAGATTGGCCGCCACCGTCGAAGGGCCGGCGGAAGGCCCGGCCGGACCGGGGGCGGCGGGCGACACGGTCGAGGGGGCGTCGCCATCGCCGCAGGCGCCGAGGCCGAGCATCACGGCCAGTGCGATTGCATGAGGTCTCATCCCGACTGAACGCCGCGTCCCGATTTGAGTTCAGGCTGGCCGCTGCGCATAGCCCAGGCGCTGGTTCAGCCGGTCGATCAGGTCGATGGCCGTCTCGGCCACCACGGAGCCGGGCGGATAGACCGCCGCCACGCCCGCGTCGAGCAGGGGCTGAACGTCGGCGGGCGGAATGACGCCGCCGACCACCACCATAATGTCCTCTCGGCCCAGCTTCTTCAGCTCGGCCATCAGGGCGGGCGCCAGGGTCAGGTGACCCGCCGCCAGGGACGAGGCGCCCACGGCGTGGACGTTCTTCTCGACCGCCTCGCGCGCGGCCTCCTCAGGCGTCTGGAACAGGGCGCCGGCGGTCGCCTCCAGACCCAGGTCGCCATAGGCCGTGGCGATCACCTTCTGGCCCCGATCGTGGCCGTCCTGGCCCAGTTTGGCGATCAGGATGCGGGGCGGGCCGCCGTCGTTCTCGACAAAGGCGGCGACCATGTCGCGGGCCCGCGACACGCGCGGATCGGCCCCCGCCTCGCGGCCATAGACGCCGGATACCGTCTTCACCGTCGCCACATGGCGGCCAAAGGCGGCCTCCAGCGCATCCGAGATCTCGCCCACCGTGGCCTTGGCCCGCGCCGCCTCGATGGCCAGCTGCAACAGGTTGGCGTCGCCTTTCGCGCCCTCGGTCAGGGCGTTCAGCGCAGCTTGCGTCGCCGCCTCGTCGCGCTCGGCCCGCAGCCGCTTCAGCTTGTCGATCTGGGCGGCCAGAACGGCGGCGTTGTCGACCTTCAGCACCGGAATGTCGTCGGCCTGGTCGTTGATGTAGCGGTTGACGCCCACGACCGTCTGCTGACCAGTGTCTATGCGGGCCTGGGTCTTGGCCGCAGCCTCTTCGATGCGCAGCTTGGGTATGCCGGCCTCGATGGCCTTGGCCATGCCGCCCAACCGATCCACCTCGGCCATGTGGGCGCGCGCGCGCTCGGCCAGGTCGTGGGTCAGACGCTCGACGTAGTGGCTGCCGCCCCACGGGTCGATGACGCGCGTCAGGCCGGTTTCCTGCTGCAACAGGATCTGGGTGTTGCGGGCGATGCGGGCCGAGAAGTCGGTGGGCAGCGCCAGGGCCTCGTCCAGCGAGTTGGTGTGCAGGCTTTGCGTCTGGCCGCCCGCGGCCGCCATGGCTTCGACCATGGTGCGCGACACGTTGTTGAACACATCCTGGGCCGCCAGGGACCAGCCAGAGGTCTGGCAGTGCGCGCGCAGAGACAGGCTGCGCGGGTCCGACGGTGCGAACCGCTCGGCCACCTTCTCGGCCCACAGAAGGCGGCCGGCGCGCATCTTGGCCACCTCCATGAAGTAGTTCATGCCGATGGCCCAGAAGAAGCTGAGACGCGGCGCGAACCGGTCCACCGTCATGCCGGCGTCCACGCCCGCCTGAATGTACTCCAGCCCGTCCGCCAGGGTGTAGGCCAACTCCAAGTCCGCCGAGGCCCCCGCCTCCTGCATGTGGTAGCCGCTGATGGAGATGGAGTTGAAGCGCGGCGCGTGCTCGGCCGTCCAGGCGAAGATGTCCGAGATGATCCGCATCGAAGACAGAGGCGGATAGATGTAGGTGTTGCGGACCATGAACTCTTTGAGGATGTCGTTCTGGATGGTCCCGGTCAGCTGGGCCGGCGCCACACCCTGCTCCTCGGCCGCGACGACGTAGAGCGCCAGCACCGGCAGGACGGCGCCGTTCATCGTCATGGACACCGACATCTGATCCAGCGGAATGCCGTCGAACAGCGTGCGCATGTCGTAGATGCTGTCGATGGCGACGCCCGCCATGCCCACGTCGCCCGGCACGCGCGGGTGATCCGAATCGTAGCCGCGGTGCGTAGCCAGGTCGAAGGCGATCGACAGCCCCTTCTGACCCGCCGCCAGATTGCGGCGATAGAAGGCGTTGGACTCCTCGGCCGTCGAAAAGCCGGCGTACTGGCGGATGGTCCACGGGTTGGACGCATACATGGTCGGATACGGCCCGCGCATGTAGGGCGCGAAGCCCGGCAGGCCGTGGATCGCCTCGATGCCCTCAAGGGCGTCGGGACCATAGGCGGTCTGGATCGACAGGCCCTCGGGCGTCAGCCAGGGGTCGCGCGCCGGACCTGACGCCGTGGCGGAAAGGTCGAGCGGCAGTTTGGCGAAATCAGGCGTTTTCATCGGCCGGCCTCCGCCTGGACTTCAAAGGGTTCGGCGAGCCGGACCGGGGTCAGGGCGCCCGGGGCGGTCTCGATCGCTTGCACAGAGGTCTCGACCGAAATCGGCCGCGGGTCGGGGTCGACGAATTGGGTGACGCCGATAATCTGGGCGGCGCCGTCCTTCAGCGCCGCTTCGGCCTGGGCGCGGGCGCGGGCGACGCGGGGCTGGATCAGGCCGGCCTTGAGGGTTTCGACCACGCCGCCTTCGGATTCGATCCATTGGAACTCGGCCCAGGCGGCCTGGGCCAGGTCGCGGGTGCGGTGATCCAGAAACCAGCTGCCTGCGGCCGGGTCGTCGACGCGGCCCAGGTTGGCTTCCTCCATCAGGACCAGCTGCGTGTTGCGGGCCTGGCGCCGCGCGAAGGCGTCGGGGCGGCCCTTCGCGCGGGTGAAGCCGTCCAGGACGACGGCATCGGCGCCCCCTGCCCCGCCCGCGAAACCTGCGGCGGTCAGGCGCAGCAGATTGGGCCAAGGATCGCGGCGGCTGAGCATGCGGCGTGACGAGCGCGCCTCGATCACGGCGGGCGTCTCCGCCCCGAAGGCGCGGCTGACGTTGGCCCACAGCAGGCGCAGCGCCCGCAACGCGCACAGGCTGTCAAAATACTGCTGATCCACCGCCAGGCCCAAGACGACGCCGTTCAGCGCACGGTCGCGGTCCAGCCCGGCCTCCATGCCCACGCGGACGTAGCTGGCGGCGGACGCCAGAGCGAAGGCCAGGGACTGAGCCAGCGAACCGCCGGCTTCGTGCGCCACCTGGCCGGACGCCAGGAAGAACCGCGCTTCGGGATAGGCCCCGGCGTGGCGCGCGGCGGTGTTGGCCGCCAGCGTCACGTGATCCTCGATCGGGCGCGGCGAGGCGCCGGCCCGCGCGAAGGCGGAGATGGGGTCCATGTGGAACAGCAGCTGCGCGCGCGGCGAGCCCTTGGCCACGACCGCCAGGGCATTGGCCGCATCCGGCCCGTCGATGCCGGCGTCCAGCGCGACCGGGGCCAGCTCCAGCGCCACACCGTCCAGCGCCCGGCCCAGCGGTTCCGGATCGGCCAGAACTGCGCCCGAGATCAGCAGGCTGGCGGCGCCGTTCTGAAGTTCAGTCAGGGCCGCCGCGTTGACGGCGGCGGGGTCGTCGCCCTCGACCGTCGCGCGCAAGTCCCAGGCGCGGCCCTCGGCATCCGAAGCGCGCGGCGCGGACAGTGCGCCGCCGCCATTGGCCGGGGAATACAGCGGCCGGATCGCCAGACCGTCGGCGTCCAGATGCACCAAGCCTTCCAGCGGCCGGCCCTTCAGCGCCTTTTCAGCCTCGACGCGCCAGTCGGCCGGGGTCGGGGTGGGAAAGGTCTGAGGCATCGGGTCTCCACGGGGCGTTTGGACCCCGCATATGGGCCAGCGACGCCCTGCCCGTCCAGCCCGCCGGTCGGGCGACGGCCTTTGCCGGCCGACGCCCGGTGGTCTCGATCAGGCCGCCTGCTTCTGACCGGCGAACCTGCCGTAGAAGGTTTCGCCCTTGGCGGCCATGTCGCGCAGCAGCTGCGGCGGGCTGAAGCGCTCGCCGTATTTGGCGGCATAGGCGTCGGCCTGTTCGACGAAGGCCTTGAGGCCGATCTGGTCGATCATGGTGATCGGGCCGCCGGTCCAGGGCGCGAAGCCCCAGGCCAGGATGGCGCCCACATCGGCCTCGCGCGGATCGTCAATCACGCCCTCTTCCCAGCAGCGCGCGACCTCGACCGCCTGGCGGTACAGGAGGCGGCGCTTCTGGTCCTCGACCAGTTCGGGCGTCGAGTCGTTGATGGTGACTGGCGCCAGTTCCGACAGACCCTTCCACAGCGTCTTGGGCTTGGTGTCATAGTCGTAGAAGCCCTTGCCGTTCTTGCGGCCGTAACGGCCCAGTTCTTCGACCATTTTCTCGACGATCTGCGCGCCGGGCAGCGGCACATAGGCGTCGCCCAGGTCGGCCTTGGTCTGTTTCGACACCTTGACCGAGAGGTCCAGCGCCACGTCGTCGTGCATTTCCAGCGGACCGCGCGGCATGCCGGTGGCGCGGCCGATGTTGTCGATCAGGGCGGGGGCGTAGCCCTCCTCCAGCATCGCCAGACCCTCGGCGACATAGGTGGCGAAGCAGCGCGAGGTGTAGAAGCCGCGGCCGTCGTTGACGACGATCGGCGTCTTGCGGATCTTCATGACGTAGTCCAGCGACTTGGCGAGCGCCGCCGGGCCGGTCTTTTCGCCCATGATGATCTCGACCAGCATCATCTTGTCGACCGGCGAGAAGAAATGGATGCCGATGAAGTCCTCGGGCCGCACCGACGCCTCGGACAGGCCCGAGATCGGCAGGGTCGAGGTGTTGGAGCCGAACACGGCGCCCGGCGCCAGCTGGGCCTCGGCGCGCTTGGTCACCTCGGCCTTGATCTCGCGGTTTTCGAACACCGCCTCGATCACCAGGTCGGAACCCTTGATCAGGTCATAGTCGGTGGTCGCCGTGATGGAGCCGAGCAGGGCGTCGTACTTGTCCTGGGTCAGCTGACCGCGCGAGAGGCGCTTCTTCAGCAGTTCCTCGACATGGGCCTTGCCCTTGTCGGCCGCCTCCTGGTCGCGGTCGATCAGGATGGTCTCGATCCCGGCCATGGCCTGCACATAGGCGATGCCCGCGCCCATCATGCCGGCGCCCAGCACAGCGACCTTCTTGGGATCGGACTTGGGCTGATCGGCCGGACGCACCGCGCCCTTGTCCAGCTCCTGTTTCGACAGGAACAGCGAGCGGATCATCCCTTGAGCCTGCGGCGTCATGAGGGTCTTGATGAAGTAGCGCGTCTCGATGCGCAGCGCCGCGTCCATCGGCACCTGCACGCCTTCGTAGACGGCCTTCATCAGGTTGGTGACGGCGGGATAGTTGCCGTAGCTCTGCTTCCTGACCATGGCGTTGCCGACCAGGAAGTTCTGGATGCCGGCCGGGTGATAGGGGCCGCCGCCGGGCAGTTTGAAGCTCTTCTCGTCCCACGGCTGGACGGCCTTTCCGCCGCCCTTGATCCAGGCCTTGGCGGCCTCGACCGACTGGCCCTTCTCGACCACCTCATGGACGATGCCCGCGCCCTTGGCGTCGTTGGGGCGGAAGGACTTGCCCTCGCTCATGGCCATCATGGCCGCCTGCACGCCGACCAGGCGCGTCAGGCGCTGGGTGCCGCCGCCGCCGGGGAACAGGCCGACCTTGATCTCGGGCAGGCCCAGTTGGATCTTGTTGTCGTTCTCGACCACGCGGTAGTGGCAGGCCAGCGTCAGCTCCAGCCCGCCGCCCAGGGCCAGGCCGTTGATGGCGGCCGCCACCGGCTTGCCGCAGGTCTCGAGAGCGCGCAGGGCGCCGTTCAGCCGCCAGCCCGCGTCATAGGCCGCCTGCAGATCCGAGCCGCCCAGCATGCCCGAAGCCATGTCGCCCAGGTCCGCTCCGGCGCAGAAGCCCGAAGTCTTGCCCGAGGTCAGCACCGCGCCCTTGATGGCGTCGTCGGTCTTCACCCGTTCGACCCATTCTGGGATCTCGGCCATGACCTTGCCGGTAAGGGTGTTCATCGAGCGGCCCGGCACATCGAAGATGATGAGCGCAATGCCGTCGGCGTCGACGTCGATCTTGAAGTTTTCCATAGTCAGTTCCCTCGGATCAGACGCGTTCGATGACGGTGGCGGTGCCCATGCCGCCGCCGATGCACAGGGTGATCAGGGCGGTTTCCTTGTTCGAGCGCTCAAGCTCGTCCAGAACCACGCCGGTGATCATGGCGCCGGTGGCGCCCAGCGGGTGGCCCATGGCGATGGCGCCGCCGCAGACGTTGATCTGGTCATGCGGGATGTCCAGCGCCTGCATGAAGCGCAGCACGACGGCGGCGAAAGCCTCGTTTAGCTCCCACAGGTCGATGTCGGACTTGGCCATGCCCAGCCGGCCCAGCAGCTTGTTGGCCACGAACTCGGGGCCCGTCAGCATGATCGACGGCTCCGAGCCGATCGAGGCGGCGCCCCGGATCTTGGCGCGCGGCTTCAGGCCCAGGGCCTTTCCGGCCTCCAGCGTGCCGATGAGCACGCCGGCCGAACCGTCCACGATGCCCGAGCTGTTGCCCGGCGTGTGCACGTGGTTGACGCGCTCAACCTCGGGGTAGCGCTGCTGGATCACCGCGTCGAAGGCCATCTCGCCCATCATGGCGAAGGACGGGTTCAGCGCGCCCAGGGTCTGCATGTCGGTGTTGGGGCGGATGGTCTCGTCGCGGTCCAGCTGGACCAGGCCCAGCTGGTTCTTGACCGGAACGACCGATTTCGAGAACCGGCCCTCTTCCCAGGACCGGGCCGAACGCTTGTGACTCTCGACCGAATAGGCGTCCACGTCGTCGCGGCTGAAGCCCCATTTGGAGGCGATCATGTCGGCCGACACGCCCTGCGGCACGAAATAGGTCGGGAAGGCCGAGGACGGATCGACCGGCCAGGCGCCGCCATCGCTGCCCATCGGCACCCGGCTCATCGCCTCGACGCCGCCGCCGACGGCGAACTCGGCCTCGCCGGACTTCACCTTGGCTGCCGCCATGTTCACGGCTTCCAGGCCCGAGGCGCAGAAGCGGTTGATCTGGACGCCCGCCGTGGTCTGGGCCCAGCCGGCGTTCAGCACGGCGGTGCGGGCGATGTCGGCGCCCTGTTCGCCCACGGGCGAAACGCAGCCCAGGATGACGTCGTCGACTTTGGAGGTATCCAGATTGTTGCGCTCGCGCAGCGCCTCCAGCACCTGCGAGGCCAGGCTCAGCGCCGTGATCTCGTGCAGGCTGCCGTCCTTCTTGCCCTTGCCGCGGGGCGTGCGAACTGCGTCGAAGATATAGGCGTCGGCCATGGGCGTCTCACTGGCTGAGGCCCCCAGGTTCGATCCGTCAGCCGTCGCGCGTCAGGCAGGCCATGGGGGGCGAGTGCGGAATAGAAACTCGCCCGCCAAAAACCCTACGTTTACGTCAACGTCAAGTAAGAAGCGCGTCAGCGGGGGCGGTCTTCGATCCGCGAAGGCGCCTCGTTGATCCGGCAGGCGAAGTCCCGCGCTGCATAACCCGTGCTGGCCCCCGTCGGCGTGAGAGCGCCTCGGCGAGCTTGGCAATCCGCTTCGAGACGATCCAACTCGGCTTGATACCGGTTAGTCGCACCGGCTCCTGCGCAGGCGCTTAAGAGTAGGCCTGCCGCCAGGGACGTCGACAGCAACAACAAGCGATTCATCAGCAAAATTCCTTGATCCAGTCGCTTCAACGCGCGGCGAGGCGAACCAGTTTGCCGTCTCTCTCATCCGTGATCACCCAGACCGCCCCGTCGGATCCGACCTTCACGTCTCGAATGCGTTCGCCCAAATCGGTCAGCAGCCTCTCCTCACCCGTGACGCGGCCATCTTCGATCACCAGTCGCGAGACGTGCTTGTCCTTCAACTGCGCCACCAGCAGGTTCCCGTTCCAGCCAGGGAACATCTAGCCCTCGTAGAAGGCGGCGTTGCCGGGGGCCGGCGAGGGGTCCCAGTAATACACCGGCTGCTCCGTCCCCTCGCGCGCCGTAACGGCCTCGGGAATGGCCTGACCGCTGTACTCGACGCCGTAGGCGACTTCGGGCCAGCCGTAGTTCTTGCCGGCCTCGGTCAGATTGACCTCGTCGCCGCCGCGCGTGCCGTGCTCAACCGTATAGAGCGCGCCCGTGTTCGGCTGGATCGCCGCGCCCTGGACGTTGCGGTGGCCCAACGACCAGATCTCGGGCAAGGCGCCCTGCTGATTGACGAAGGGATTGTCAGCCGGAACCGAGCCGTCGGCGTTGATGCGGATCACCTTGCCCATGTGCGAGCCCAGGTCCTGCGCCTGGGGCCGCATCGGCCGGTCAGACCGCTCGCCCAGAGTGATGAACAGGTGGCCGTCGCGGCCGAACGCAAGGGCCGAGCCGAAATGCTTGTCGCCGTCATAGGTCGGCTGAGCGCGGAAGATGACCTGGGCGTTCTCAACCGAACGGCCGTCGTCGGCCAGGCGGCCGCGCGCCACCGCCGTGCCGTTGCCGCCGTCGCGCGGCTCGGCGTAGCTCCAGTAGATCAGCCGATCCTGGGCGAAGGTCGGTCCGACGATCACGTCCAGCAGGCCGCCCTGGCCCCGCGCATCGACGCGCGGCAGGCCGGTGATCGGCTCGCCGATGTTGCCCTCTGCGGTGATGATGCGCAGGCGGCCGGGACGCTCGGTGACCAGCCAGCGGCCGTCAGGCAGCAGGGCCAGACCCCAGGGATGCTCCAGCCCCTCGGCCACGACCGAATGGCTCATGGCCTGCTGCGTCGTGACGCCGGGCGCGCGGGTCTGTCCCTCGAAGGCCGGAGTCTGGCCGGTCCCTTGCGCCGCGCGCGTTTCAACGGGCTGACCGGGCTGGGCGGCCTGCTGGGTCTCGCCGTTGGCGCCGCAGGCGGCGGCCAGAACGAGCAGGGAGGCGGAAGCGGCGGCGATCATCGGGCGCATGGCGATCCTTCGTAGGCGGAAAATGGGAAGTCGATCCGACAACACATAAGGCCACGCTAGCGTTGCGCACGCGCGGCGTCACGTCGCGCCGCAAAGGCCCCTTGAATGCGACCGCCTGCGACGATATAGGCACGCCCTCCCGCGCGATCCCCTGATCGCGAGCGCCGGGGCTGGGTAGCTCAGATGGTTAGAGCGGTGGATTCATAACCCACAGGTCGGCGGTTCGATCCCGC is a window encoding:
- a CDS encoding copper chaperone PCu(A)C, translating into MSLSRFLPVALAGLTLSACGRDAASPATEQEVEKTGAAVAVTEAWCRPTPNGVAVGACYVSLTAPRKDRLVEVRSPVSDDIQIHEMRTEGGVMRMGILPDGLELPAGRTVTLRPGAEHLMLMDLSQPLTIGEAAELTLIFQNAPDVTVQADVREPVAASSDPGA
- the ychF gene encoding redox-regulated ATPase YchF, with amino-acid sequence MALKVAIVGLPNVGKSTLFNALTKTAAAQAANYPFCTIEPNTGDVAVPEARLNVLAEIAGSKEIIPARITFVDVAGLVRGASRGEGLGNQFLANIRDCDAVAFVARCFVDDDITHVENRIDPIADLEIIETELMLADLESLERRRVQTEKRAKGGDKESQLNLKLIDLALAQLSAGKPARLAEVSKEDRKAWDMLQLLTALPALYVANVEEASADKGNELSAQVAERAKADNAETVVISAQIESEIAVLDDAEQAEFLETLGLEEPGLNRLIRGAYSLLGLQTYFTVGPKEARAWTIPVGATAPQAAGVIHTDFEKGFIRAETIAYDDYVALKGESGAKAAGKMRAEGKPYVVKDGDVMHFLFNT
- the scpA gene encoding methylmalonyl-CoA mutase, whose product is MKTPDFAKLPLDLSATASGPARDPWLTPEGLSIQTAYGPDALEGIEAIHGLPGFAPYMRGPYPTMYASNPWTIRQYAGFSTAEESNAFYRRNLAAGQKGLSIAFDLATHRGYDSDHPRVPGDVGMAGVAIDSIYDMRTLFDGIPLDQMSVSMTMNGAVLPVLALYVVAAEEQGVAPAQLTGTIQNDILKEFMVRNTYIYPPLSSMRIISDIFAWTAEHAPRFNSISISGYHMQEAGASADLELAYTLADGLEYIQAGVDAGMTVDRFAPRLSFFWAIGMNYFMEVAKMRAGRLLWAEKVAERFAPSDPRSLSLRAHCQTSGWSLAAQDVFNNVSRTMVEAMAAAGGQTQSLHTNSLDEALALPTDFSARIARNTQILLQQETGLTRVIDPWGGSHYVERLTHDLAERARAHMAEVDRLGGMAKAIEAGIPKLRIEEAAAKTQARIDTGQQTVVGVNRYINDQADDIPVLKVDNAAVLAAQIDKLKRLRAERDEAATQAALNALTEGAKGDANLLQLAIEAARAKATVGEISDALEAAFGRHVATVKTVSGVYGREAGADPRVSRARDMVAAFVENDGGPPRILIAKLGQDGHDRGQKVIATAYGDLGLEATAGALFQTPEEAAREAVEKNVHAVGASSLAAGHLTLAPALMAELKKLGREDIMVVVGGVIPPADVQPLLDAGVAAVYPPGSVVAETAIDLIDRLNQRLGYAQRPA
- a CDS encoding methylmalonyl-CoA mutase family protein; its protein translation is MPQTFPTPTPADWRVEAEKALKGRPLEGLVHLDADGLAIRPLYSPANGGGALSAPRASDAEGRAWDLRATVEGDDPAAVNAAALTELQNGAASLLISGAVLADPEPLGRALDGVALELAPVALDAGIDGPDAANALAVVAKGSPRAQLLFHMDPISAFARAGASPRPIEDHVTLAANTAARHAGAYPEARFFLASGQVAHEAGGSLAQSLAFALASAASYVRVGMEAGLDRDRALNGVVLGLAVDQQYFDSLCALRALRLLWANVSRAFGAETPAVIEARSSRRMLSRRDPWPNLLRLTAAGFAGGAGGADAVVLDGFTRAKGRPDAFARRQARNTQLVLMEEANLGRVDDPAAGSWFLDHRTRDLAQAAWAEFQWIESEGGVVETLKAGLIQPRVARARAQAEAALKDGAAQIIGVTQFVDPDPRPISVETSVQAIETAPGALTPVRLAEPFEVQAEAGR
- a CDS encoding 3-hydroxyacyl-CoA dehydrogenase NAD-binding domain-containing protein translates to MENFKIDVDADGIALIIFDVPGRSMNTLTGKVMAEIPEWVERVKTDDAIKGAVLTSGKTSGFCAGADLGDMASGMLGGSDLQAAYDAGWRLNGALRALETCGKPVAAAINGLALGGGLELTLACHYRVVENDNKIQLGLPEIKVGLFPGGGGTQRLTRLVGVQAAMMAMSEGKSFRPNDAKGAGIVHEVVEKGQSVEAAKAWIKGGGKAVQPWDEKSFKLPGGGPYHPAGIQNFLVGNAMVRKQSYGNYPAVTNLMKAVYEGVQVPMDAALRIETRYFIKTLMTPQAQGMIRSLFLSKQELDKGAVRPADQPKSDPKKVAVLGAGMMGAGIAYVQAMAGIETILIDRDQEAADKGKAHVEELLKKRLSRGQLTQDKYDALLGSITATTDYDLIKGSDLVIEAVFENREIKAEVTKRAEAQLAPGAVFGSNTSTLPISGLSEASVRPEDFIGIHFFSPVDKMMLVEIIMGEKTGPAALAKSLDYVMKIRKTPIVVNDGRGFYTSRCFATYVAEGLAMLEEGYAPALIDNIGRATGMPRGPLEMHDDVALDLSVKVSKQTKADLGDAYVPLPGAQIVEKMVEELGRYGRKNGKGFYDYDTKPKTLWKGLSELAPVTINDSTPELVEDQKRRLLYRQAVEVARCWEEGVIDDPREADVGAILAWGFAPWTGGPITMIDQIGLKAFVEQADAYAAKYGERFSPPQLLRDMAAKGETFYGRFAGQKQAA
- a CDS encoding acetyl-CoA C-acetyltransferase, which gives rise to MADAYIFDAVRTPRGKGKKDGSLHEITALSLASQVLEALRERNNLDTSKVDDVILGCVSPVGEQGADIARTAVLNAGWAQTTAGVQINRFCASGLEAVNMAAAKVKSGEAEFAVGGGVEAMSRVPMGSDGGAWPVDPSSAFPTYFVPQGVSADMIASKWGFSRDDVDAYSVESHKRSARSWEEGRFSKSVVPVKNQLGLVQLDRDETIRPNTDMQTLGALNPSFAMMGEMAFDAVIQQRYPEVERVNHVHTPGNSSGIVDGSAGVLIGTLEAGKALGLKPRAKIRGAASIGSEPSIMLTGPEFVANKLLGRLGMAKSDIDLWELNEAFAAVVLRFMQALDIPHDQINVCGGAIAMGHPLGATGAMITGVVLDELERSNKETALITLCIGGGMGTATVIERV